Genomic window (Thomasclavelia spiroformis DSM 1552):
TTTGAAAAGCATGCTGGACACAATTTTGAAGCCCAACAATGTAAACAATCATTTTTAGACTGTTCTATATAATCATAATAATAATGTTTAATCAGTTCATCTTTATTGAAACCAGTTTCAACATTACCAATTGATGGTGAATGACCAATTTTTTCACAAACTTTAAATTCACCATTAGTTGTAATAAAAATTCTTTTTTGTCCTGGTATACAACAACCATTCATAGGAATTATACAACCAGGTGCTTGACTAATTCTACGATTATTAATCTTTATAATTAGCCTTCTAATAGCTTGAACTGCGTAATCAAATGGATCAGTAGTCTTTAACGATTTTCTCAAAAAGAAATCCTTTATTGGTTCTGATAGCAATTTATTAGGATATTCAATATTATCTTTAACTTCGTATGTTCCTGCCTTTACTTTGGTATTCTCACAATTAATTTCTTTTGGTAACCAATCTAATCCAGTAAAAAAATCATAAATTGCTTGCAATCTTTCATCTGTATATGGCGGACAAATTACCGTATAGATAGATAAACATCTTTTAGCTCTTTCCCCAAATGCATCTATCAAATTATGCAAACCTTCTATTGTTTTATCAAATGTACCTTCATCATTGATTGATACTCTAAAATTATCGTGAATATTCTTAGGACCATCTATACTACAAGTGATAGTACAATCTTCTAGATTAGCAAAAAAATGTGCTCTTTCTCTAGTCATCAAAGACAAGTTAGTTGTCAAAGCGTATTTGATTTTTAGTTTTTTGGGTTTATGTATATTCACATAATTTACAGTTTTTTCTATTAAATCAAATCGAACTAAAGGTTCACCTCCATAAAATCCTATAACTAATAAACCTTTAGCTAAAGGTAACATATAATCCAGAGCTTTTTTTATTATTTCCTCATTCATGTTTTTAGCAGAAAAATTTCTAAAATAATCACTTTGCTCATTATAAATACAATATTTACATCTAAAATTACAATTTTCTGTTAATTCAAATACTATTTGTGTAACTATATCTGTTGAATGTTCTATAAATTCTCTATATCCATCATAAAATTGAAGATCTTTTTCATTAGATAATATTTTAGTATTTTCTATTATTGCATTTACTTTTTCTATTTCTTTATCTAAATATTTATCATAAATATCTACACCATTTAATATATCATTTAAAATATTATACTGTGTTGGTTCACATCTAAATACTTTCTCAGTCTTAGTATCATAAAAATACTTAGAATTAGATGTAGAAAAAGTAATACCTAAATTAGATAAATTCAATATATTCCCCTCTTCCCATTTAAATAAAGTTTCCTTATCTATTATTATAAAATCTTTTTCAAATATTTCAATATCCAAAAATTATAAGTTTAATAATTTAAACATAAGTATTTAAAAATAAATATTTTTATCTACTTAATTTATTTATTTATTTTTAAATACTATTTTTTCAAATAATGATACTCTTAAAACAAAATTAATAAATATTGTTTCTATAGTAATGATATTTAAAACTATCTTTTACCAAAAAATAATAAATTACTAATATTTAATTAAAACTACTCTTTCTAATAAATAAGATTGAGTAATAAATACTAATTTACATATTATCCATACAATAATTAAGCTATTTTATATTACATTTTCTTCTTAATTTTATAAGTTTGATTTAAAAATAATGTAGTAATGCGAAAGTACTAAAAATATAATTTATTAGTATCTAAAATAATAATTATAATAAAATTAATTTTAGTTACTAATTTTTAATATATAATATTTAAGAATATAATTATTTTGAGTATCTATTATCCAATATAAAAGCTGTGATTTTCATCACAGCTTATTTAGATAAATTAATTTTTGCAAGTATATTTGCAAGCCCAATATAAGAAGCTGGTGTCATATCAATTAAAGTTTGACGATCTTGATCAGATAAAATATCTAAGCTTTCTGCAAATTTCAAGATATCTTCTTTAGAAATACTCTTACCTCTTGTCAACGCTTTTAATGTATCATAAGCATCAGGTACACCATATTTTCTTAACATTGTTTGAATTGGTTCTGCTAGTACTTCCCATTTTTCATTTAAATCATAAACAAGTTTTTCTTTATTCACTACACATTTAGCTAAACCATTTGTAGTTTCATTAATTGCTTGTAAAGAATATCCAAACGCTAAACCTAGATTTCTTTGACTAGAAGAATCTGATAAATCACGTTGCATTCTTGATTTAGGAAGTTTATTTGATAAAGCTACACAAATATTATTTGACATATCAATATTAGCTTCACTATTTTCAAAACGAATTGGATTAACTTTATGAGGCATTGTACTACTTCCAACTTCACCTTTAACAGGTATTTGTTTAAAGTATTCCATTGAAATATACAGCCACATGTCAACATCAAAATCAACTAATACATTATTAAAATGACGAATTCCATCTAAAATATGACAAGTATAATCATGACTTTCAATTTGTGTAGTTAATGGATTAAAAGTTAAACCTAAATACTCTTCAACAAATTTCTTAGCCATAGTTTGCCAATCAATATCAGGGAAAGCTGTTAAAATAGCACTGTAGTTACCTGTTGCCCCGTTAAATTTAGCTTTAATTTTAATACTTTCAATATTTTCAATACTTGATAAGAAACGATATGCATAAACTTTAAATTCCTTACCAATTGTAGTTGGTGTTGCTGGTTGACCATGAGTATGTGCAAGCATTGCATCTTCACTATGTTCATCAGCCCACTTATCAATAAGTGCTGCAAATTCTTTTGCCTTAGGTAACCAAACATCTTTTAAACCATATTTTAACATACATGCATATGATGTATTATTGATATCTTCAGAAGTACATCCAATATGAACGAAACTTTGTAAATATCCAAATCCTAATACTTCAAGCTTTTCATCAATAAAATACTCAACAGCTTTAACATCATGACGAGTAGTATTTTCAATTTCTTTGATTCTTGCAAAAGAATCATAATTAAATTCACTAGAAATAGCTGTAAGTTTATCAATATCTTTTACATCAAATTTAGCTAAAATATCGCTTTCAACATTTTCAATTAAAAACTTTAACCATTGAATTTCAACAAAAACACGATACTTTACTAATGCATATTCAGAAAAATACTCACCTAATGCATCTTTAATACCCGAATATCGTCCATCCAAGGGACAAAGTGTTAAACATTCAAACTCTTGTTTTTCCATTCTATTTTCCACCTTTAAAATAATCTACACCTGCTTCAAATAATTTTTGATCCATTTCACCATAAACATTTTTAAAGCGGTTTTCACCTTGACGTTCACTATGACCCATTTTACCAATAACACGACCATCACGAGAAATAATTCCTTCAATCGCATACATTGAACCATTTGGGTTATAAGGTGTTTGCATTGTTACCTTACGATTAGGGTCAACATATTGAGAGAATACTTGTCCATTTTCAAACAATTCTTCAATAACTTCTTTTGGCGCTACAAAACGACCTTCACCATGACTAACTGGAATTGTATGAATATCATCAACATTTACATATTTTAACCAAGGTGATTTAACACTTCCAATTCTTGTATCTACCATTTGTGAAACGTGGCGACCAATTGTATTGAAAGTTAATGTTGGATCATCTTTAGACATATCTTGAATTTTACCATATGGTAATAATCCTAACTTAATTAATGCCTGGAATCCATTACAAATTCCAATCATTAATCCATCACGATTATCCAATAAATCACTAATTGCATCTTTTAAACGAGGATTCTTTAATACTGTGGCAATAAATTTACCAGAACCTTCAGGTTCATCACCAGCACTAAACCCTCCTGGTAACATTACAATATTAGCTTGTCTAATTGCTGCTTCTAATTCATTAATTGAATCTGTAAGCATTTGTTCAGTTTTATTTCTAATTAAAACTAATTGAACTTTTGCTCCAGCTTTTTCAAAAGCACGTTTTGAATCATATTCACAGTTAGTTCCTGGGAATACCGGAATAACTACAAGTGGTGTTTCAACAGTAACTTTTGCTTTTAAAGTAGAACGTGTATTACATGCAGCTACTTTAATTTCACTTGTAGGTGCTACTTCTCTTGTTGGATAGACACTTTCTAATGGTGCCTTATTAATTGCATATGCTTCATCCAAAGAAATAGCTTCATGTCCATATGATAATACTTCACTATCATTAGTAGTACCAACAATACGATAATTATCAAAAACATCTAAATCTTCTTCATTTTTAACTTCAATGATGATATTTCCATAATCACGCATTACATAACTATCTAAATCATATTCACCACTAAAAGCAACTCCAATACCATTACCAAAAGCCATCTTACTAACGGCTTCAATTACACCACCATCTTTTACAGTATATGCACTATAAATTTTATTTTCTTTCATTAATGCCATAATAGCATCATATTGTTTTTGTAAATGATCAAAATCAAATACATGATATTTATCTTTATTAATAACAACTTCTACTAATATATGCCCTGCTTCTTTAATTTCAGGTGTCATAATATCATCAACATCACTACTAGTAATTGCAAAAGATACTAGTGTTGGAGGTACATGTAAATCCTCAAATGACCCTGACATACTATCTTTACCTCCAATTGAAGGTAATTTTAAAGCATTTTGAACACGATAAGCACCAAGTAATGCTGCTGTAGGTTTACCCCAAGTAGTTGGATTTGTTAATAATTTTTCAAAATACTCTTGGAATGAAAAACGAATATTATGATAATTTCCACCCATTGCAACAATTTTCGCAATTGATTCAACAATTGCATAAATTGAACCATGGTATGGTGACCATTTAGAGATTACTGGATTATATCCATAAGTCATGATTGAAGCTGTTGTTGTTTCTTTTCCTAGCACTGGAATCAATGCTGCCATCCCTTCAGTTTCACTATGATATTTAATTCCTCCAAAAGGTGATAACACTGTACCATTACCAATTGAAGAATCAAATCTTTCAATTAACCCTTTTTGAGAAGCAACACTTAATTTAGATAATGTCTTAGTTACAGTATCAACAAAACTAGTTTGTGGTTGTTTATCAAATGGTGTGTTTTCAAAATCAGGTAACATAATTTTAACATCTTGATAACGTTTTGCTCCAGCTGCATCTAAGAACTCACGTGAAATATTAACAATATCTTTACCCATATGTCTCATTATCAAACGATTTTGATCAGTAACAATAGCAACTTGAACAACCTCTAAGTTTTCCTTAGCACATTCAGCTTTAATAAAATCAACATCTTTACTATCTACTACAATTGCCATACGTTCTTGTGATTCAGAAATTGCTAACTCTGTCCCTGTTAAACCATCATATTTCTTTAAGACGGCATCTAAATCAATTTCTAGACCAGGTGCTAATTCACCAACAGCAACGCAGACTCCACCTGCTCCAAAATCATTACAACGAACAATTTTTTCACTTACTTCTTTATTCCTAAATAAACGTTGAATTTTTCTTTCTTCAACTGGATTACCTTTTTGAACTTCAGCACCTGCTGTTTCAATTGACTTAATATCATGAGATTTAGAAGAACCAGTAGCTCCACCAATTCCATCACGTCCAGTACGACCACCAATTAATAAGACAACATGTCCTTTTAATGGTTCTAAACGTTTAACTTGTTCTTTTGGAGCAGCAGCCACGACTGCACCTAATTCCATTCTTTTAGCTACATAACCTTCATCATAAATTTCATGAACATAACCAGTTGTTAAACCAATTTGGTTACCATAAGAAGAAAAACCATGAGCTGATTCTTGACAAATCTTACGTTGAGGTAATTTACCTTTAATTGTTTCTTCTAATGATTTACGTGGATCTCCTGCTCCAGTAATACGCATACTTTGATATACATAAGCTCTTCCTGATAATGGATCACGAATTGCTCCACCTAAACAAGTTGCTGCTCCACCAAATGGTTCTATTTCTGTTGGATGATTATGTGTTTCATTTTTAAACATCAATAACCATTGTTCATCACCATCAGTTGTATGAACTGTAATTTCTACTGAACAAGCATTAATTTCTTCAGAAACTTCTAAATCATCTAGGTAACCTGTTTTACGTAATTCTTTCATTGAAATAGTCGCTAAATCCATTAATGTAAGTGGACGTTTAGTATCAATTCCATAAACTAAATGACGACTAGTTTTGTAATTTTCAATATCTTTTTCTAAAATTTCTTTAAAAGCACCATTTTCAATATCTAAATCAGTAATAACAGTGGCAAAAGTAGTATGACGACAATGATCTGACCAATATGTATCTAATACTTTTAATTCAGTTTCAGTAGGATCACGTTTTTCTTCATTTTTAAAGTAATCTTGTGTAACTTTTAAATCATCATAATTCATTGCCATTCCATTATCAACTAAGAATTTTTCAAGTTCTTCTTTACTAAACTCATTAAAACCAGTGATTGTAGATACAGGTTTAATTTCTGGCACTTCATCATTTAAATTTTTTGGTTTATCTAAAGACGCTAGGCGTTGATCTACCGGATTAATTAAAAAACCTTGAATTTTATTTAAAACATCATCTTTATTACCAGCAAAAGTAATTGCAAATACACGAGCACATTTTACTTTAGCATTAGTATTACCAGTTAAAATAGCAAAACATTGCTCACAAGAATCTGCTCTTTGATCATATTGACCTGGTAAAAACTCAATAGCAAAGATTGCTTCTTCTTCATTTTTAGGGAAATCTTCTTGATAAACATCATCAACCATTGGTTCAGATAAAATTGTATCAATGCCTTTATTTAAAATATCATCACTTATCCCTTGAACATCATAACGGTTGATAACTCTTAATGTTTTGATTTCTAATCCCAACTGTTCAATTAAATTATGTTTAATTTCATTTGCTTCTGTTGCATACGCTGTTCTTTTTTCAACGTATATACGTTTTACATCACTCATTATTATCCCCCTATCTAAGTCCAATATCTTTGCGGTAATACTTACCTTCAAAATCAATCTTATCAGCTACTGCATATACTTTATTTCTTACATCTTCTAATGATGAACCAGTTGCACAAATATTTAAAACACGTCCGCCACTAGTAACTAATTTACCATCTTTAATAGCAGTTCCTGCATGAAATATAACACAATCATCACAGTCATCAATATTTTTAATTTCAATTCCTTTTGCATAGCTTCCAGGATATCCTCCACTTGCAAGAACTAAACAAGCAACATGTTGATCATTCCATTTAACTTCTACATCTTTTAATGTCTTTGTTGCACAACCAACCATGATATCATACAAATCACTATCTAATCTTAACATAATTGATTGTGTTTCTGGATCACCAAAGCGAACATTAAATTCTAATACTTTGGCTTTACCATTTTCAATCATTAAACCAATAAAGACAACACCACGATAATCCATATTATCGGCTTTTAATCCTTTCATAAAAGGATCCAAAATATCATTTTTTAATACTTCATCCATATTTTCTGGCATAAATGGATTTGGTGAAACAGTTCCCATACCTCCTGTATTAGGACCGGTATTACCATCATAAATTTGTTTATGGTCTTTAGCACTTACCATTGGAACAATCGTCTCACCATCACAGAAACATAGTAATGAACATTCAAAACCAGTTAAAAATTCTTCTAATACTACTTTACTTCCAGCACCATCTAAACTTCCATC
Coding sequences:
- a CDS encoding radical SAM protein is translated as MNLSNLGITFSTSNSKYFYDTKTEKVFRCEPTQYNILNDILNGVDIYDKYLDKEIEKVNAIIENTKILSNEKDLQFYDGYREFIEHSTDIVTQIVFELTENCNFRCKYCIYNEQSDYFRNFSAKNMNEEIIKKALDYMLPLAKGLLVIGFYGGEPLVRFDLIEKTVNYVNIHKPKKLKIKYALTTNLSLMTRERAHFFANLEDCTITCSIDGPKNIHDNFRVSINDEGTFDKTIEGLHNLIDAFGERAKRCLSIYTVICPPYTDERLQAIYDFFTGLDWLPKEINCENTKVKAGTYEVKDNIEYPNKLLSEPIKDFFLRKSLKTTDPFDYAVQAIRRLIIKINNRRISQAPGCIIPMNGCCIPGQKRIFITTNGEFKVCEKIGHSPSIGNVETGFNKDELIKHYYYDYIEQSKNDCLHCWASKLCPACFSNCYDEKGFNIVAKRNDCIRMKNFVKDCLIIYHELLENNPELLVNIIKSIDN
- the purB gene encoding adenylosuccinate lyase, with the translated sequence MEKQEFECLTLCPLDGRYSGIKDALGEYFSEYALVKYRVFVEIQWLKFLIENVESDILAKFDVKDIDKLTAISSEFNYDSFARIKEIENTTRHDVKAVEYFIDEKLEVLGFGYLQSFVHIGCTSEDINNTSYACMLKYGLKDVWLPKAKEFAALIDKWADEHSEDAMLAHTHGQPATPTTIGKEFKVYAYRFLSSIENIESIKIKAKFNGATGNYSAILTAFPDIDWQTMAKKFVEEYLGLTFNPLTTQIESHDYTCHILDGIRHFNNVLVDFDVDMWLYISMEYFKQIPVKGEVGSSTMPHKVNPIRFENSEANIDMSNNICVALSNKLPKSRMQRDLSDSSSQRNLGLAFGYSLQAINETTNGLAKCVVNKEKLVYDLNEKWEVLAEPIQTMLRKYGVPDAYDTLKALTRGKSISKEDILKFAESLDILSDQDRQTLIDMTPASYIGLANILAKINLSK
- a CDS encoding phosphoribosylformylglycinamidine synthase, with amino-acid sequence MSDVKRIYVEKRTAYATEANEIKHNLIEQLGLEIKTLRVINRYDVQGISDDILNKGIDTILSEPMVDDVYQEDFPKNEEEAIFAIEFLPGQYDQRADSCEQCFAILTGNTNAKVKCARVFAITFAGNKDDVLNKIQGFLINPVDQRLASLDKPKNLNDEVPEIKPVSTITGFNEFSKEELEKFLVDNGMAMNYDDLKVTQDYFKNEEKRDPTETELKVLDTYWSDHCRHTTFATVITDLDIENGAFKEILEKDIENYKTSRHLVYGIDTKRPLTLMDLATISMKELRKTGYLDDLEVSEEINACSVEITVHTTDGDEQWLLMFKNETHNHPTEIEPFGGAATCLGGAIRDPLSGRAYVYQSMRITGAGDPRKSLEETIKGKLPQRKICQESAHGFSSYGNQIGLTTGYVHEIYDEGYVAKRMELGAVVAAAPKEQVKRLEPLKGHVVLLIGGRTGRDGIGGATGSSKSHDIKSIETAGAEVQKGNPVEERKIQRLFRNKEVSEKIVRCNDFGAGGVCVAVGELAPGLEIDLDAVLKKYDGLTGTELAISESQERMAIVVDSKDVDFIKAECAKENLEVVQVAIVTDQNRLIMRHMGKDIVNISREFLDAAGAKRYQDVKIMLPDFENTPFDKQPQTSFVDTVTKTLSKLSVASQKGLIERFDSSIGNGTVLSPFGGIKYHSETEGMAALIPVLGKETTTASIMTYGYNPVISKWSPYHGSIYAIVESIAKIVAMGGNYHNIRFSFQEYFEKLLTNPTTWGKPTAALLGAYRVQNALKLPSIGGKDSMSGSFEDLHVPPTLVSFAITSSDVDDIMTPEIKEAGHILVEVVINKDKYHVFDFDHLQKQYDAIMALMKENKIYSAYTVKDGGVIEAVSKMAFGNGIGVAFSGEYDLDSYVMRDYGNIIIEVKNEEDLDVFDNYRIVGTTNDSEVLSYGHEAISLDEAYAINKAPLESVYPTREVAPTSEIKVAACNTRSTLKAKVTVETPLVVIPVFPGTNCEYDSKRAFEKAGAKVQLVLIRNKTEQMLTDSINELEAAIRQANIVMLPGGFSAGDEPEGSGKFIATVLKNPRLKDAISDLLDNRDGLMIGICNGFQALIKLGLLPYGKIQDMSKDDPTLTFNTIGRHVSQMVDTRIGSVKSPWLKYVNVDDIHTIPVSHGEGRFVAPKEVIEELFENGQVFSQYVDPNRKVTMQTPYNPNGSMYAIEGIISRDGRVIGKMGHSERQGENRFKNVYGEMDQKLFEAGVDYFKGGK
- the purD gene encoding phosphoribosylamine--glycine ligase — encoded protein: MKVLVIGSGGREHAIAYKLNQSSKVDKIYAIPGNPGIAKIGECIEGSVEDNKMIVDFAKENKIDLTVIGPEVPLCNGLADDLEAAGLMAFGPTKHAATLEGSKAFSKDFMVRHNIPTAKYKEVNSYDEAIEAINDFDYPLVIKADGLAAGKGVVIVDNVDDAKATLKEMMVDGSLDGAGSKVVLEEFLTGFECSLLCFCDGETIVPMVSAKDHKQIYDGNTGPNTGGMGTVSPNPFMPENMDEVLKNDILDPFMKGLKADNMDYRGVVFIGLMIENGKAKVLEFNVRFGDPETQSIMLRLDSDLYDIMVGCATKTLKDVEVKWNDQHVACLVLASGGYPGSYAKGIEIKNIDDCDDCVIFHAGTAIKDGKLVTSGGRVLNICATGSSLEDVRNKVYAVADKIDFEGKYYRKDIGLR